A window from Sphingobacterium hotanense encodes these proteins:
- a CDS encoding c-type cytochrome translates to MLRRSTYFILSIVFGLYLLFSCQSGLSVETMQYATNGQKVYTTHCQNCHGANGEGLGKLYPPLTDTVFLNVNRDKLACIVKNGMSGEITVNGVKYNQEMPGVPQMNATDIAYVLTYVTTYFGNSKTHFTREEIEKYLAKCE, encoded by the coding sequence ATGCTCCGAAGATCTACCTATTTTATCTTAAGTATTGTATTCGGACTCTATCTGCTCTTTTCCTGCCAGTCGGGATTAAGCGTGGAAACAATGCAGTATGCTACTAATGGGCAAAAAGTCTATACCACGCATTGTCAAAATTGCCATGGAGCCAACGGAGAGGGATTAGGAAAACTTTATCCCCCCCTGACAGACACTGTATTTCTAAATGTGAATCGCGATAAGCTGGCTTGCATTGTTAAAAACGGCATGAGTGGGGAAATCACCGTTAATGGCGTAAAGTATAATCAAGAGATGCCCGGGGTGCCTCAAATGAACGCAACAGACATCGCTTACGTCTTGACCTACGTAACTACTTATTTTGGAAATAGTAAAACACATTTTACAAGAGAAGAAATAGAAAAGTACTTAGCAAAGTGTGAGTAG
- a CDS encoding TolC family protein → MRLNFKEIVVYLSVACTTIGISQAQQAGSLNSNATLDELINYALSNKIELKQAQIDKEIGEREIASALSGWFPQINANGNYTHNIQLPTANINGQNINMGQKNTASMVFQADQAIINPGLFQASKASRFIREQNDLNIEDTRINTVVDVSKAYYDILTSEEQINIITENIARLQRQYTEANARYETGLVDKTDYKRAQISLNNANAELKSANEFRRYKYDYLKTLLGLNPSAPVSLSFENQNMESNILLDTTELLQYANRVEIKQLQTLQNLQKLNTQYQKWNYLPRVGAFANYGLNYRNNQFGDLFQDNFPNSSVGLSLSIPIFQGTKRIQEIRKSELQESRLDLEMENLENQIGAQYSAAMASYRANMNEWRNAKENMDLSEEVYNTIKLQYDAGVKTYLELMTAETDLKTSQLNYLNALYAVLSSKLDIQKALGTVNISN, encoded by the coding sequence ATGAGATTAAATTTTAAGGAAATCGTAGTATACCTATCGGTAGCTTGTACTACCATCGGTATTAGCCAAGCGCAGCAAGCTGGTTCTTTGAACAGCAACGCGACGCTTGACGAGCTAATTAACTATGCATTGAGCAACAAGATCGAGCTAAAGCAAGCACAGATCGACAAGGAAATTGGAGAACGTGAAATTGCATCAGCACTGTCAGGTTGGTTTCCACAGATTAACGCTAATGGAAATTACACCCATAATATACAGCTCCCTACGGCGAACATCAATGGTCAGAATATCAATATGGGACAAAAGAATACGGCTTCAATGGTATTTCAAGCTGACCAAGCCATTATAAACCCGGGGTTATTTCAAGCATCTAAGGCCTCTCGATTTATTCGCGAACAAAATGATTTAAATATTGAAGACACGCGTATCAATACCGTGGTTGATGTCAGTAAGGCCTATTATGATATCCTTACAAGCGAAGAGCAAATAAATATTATCACTGAAAACATTGCTCGCCTTCAAAGACAATACACTGAAGCCAACGCGCGCTACGAAACTGGATTAGTCGATAAAACAGATTATAAACGAGCGCAGATTTCATTGAATAATGCAAATGCTGAGCTAAAATCGGCAAATGAGTTTCGCCGCTATAAATACGATTACCTAAAGACTCTGTTGGGCTTAAATCCATCAGCGCCTGTTAGCTTATCATTCGAAAACCAAAACATGGAGTCGAATATCCTTTTAGACACGACTGAGCTTTTGCAATATGCTAACCGAGTTGAAATTAAACAGTTGCAGACCTTGCAAAATCTGCAAAAGTTGAACACACAATATCAAAAGTGGAACTACCTTCCACGAGTGGGCGCCTTTGCTAACTATGGTCTAAACTACAGAAACAATCAGTTTGGTGATCTTTTTCAAGATAACTTTCCGAATTCTAGTGTGGGTTTAAGCCTATCTATTCCAATCTTCCAAGGAACAAAACGTATTCAGGAAATCCGTAAATCGGAATTACAAGAGTCCAGATTGGATTTAGAGATGGAAAATCTGGAGAATCAAATCGGTGCACAATATTCAGCAGCTATGGCATCCTATCGCGCCAACATGAACGAATGGAGAAATGCGAAAGAAAACATGGATTTGTCTGAAGAAGTGTACAATACCATAAAACTTCAATACGATGCAGGCGTAAAAACTTACTTAGAACTTATGACCGCAGAAACCGATTTGAAGACAAGTCAATTAAACTACTTGAATGCCCTTTACGCGGTGTTGTCAAGCAAGCTAGATATTCAGAAAGCATTAGGAACAGTAAACATTAGCAATTAA
- a CDS encoding efflux RND transporter periplasmic adaptor subunit, giving the protein MKTNHILTALLLGTGLFLQSCGNKEAGKQGAGPGMQAPATPVTTATVSKEVVTGIRSYPSNVVPLQETEIRAEVSGYITNIYVADGAYVSKGQRLYEIDRVRYAAAVDQARANMEIAKANLARVEKDLQRYEKLADQDAIAKQTLDYAYTDVNNQKAQVQAAQAALTTARTNLQRSVIVAPFSGNIGISQVRTGALVSAGTTLLNTVSSTNPIAVEFQINEKEIPEFTGLQTGKSSTKINLTLPDGSTYSSLGRISTIDRAVDPQTGTLKVRASFDNPANTLRAGLNLTLNVESTTAHEEMVIPYRAIFEQLGTFSVYAVTDSSTVDLKQVSLGQKLGDKVVITNGLQVGERIVVDGVAALKQGAKVVENNNANAQPKK; this is encoded by the coding sequence ATGAAGACAAATCACATATTAACAGCACTTCTATTAGGAACAGGATTATTTCTACAATCATGTGGGAATAAAGAAGCTGGTAAACAAGGAGCAGGACCTGGAATGCAAGCACCTGCAACACCGGTAACCACCGCAACAGTTAGTAAGGAAGTTGTAACGGGGATTCGCTCCTACCCTTCAAATGTTGTTCCTTTGCAAGAAACAGAAATACGTGCTGAGGTATCAGGCTATATTACGAATATTTATGTTGCCGATGGTGCTTATGTAAGCAAGGGACAACGATTATATGAGATTGACCGCGTTCGATATGCTGCTGCTGTCGATCAGGCACGTGCGAATATGGAAATCGCAAAAGCAAACCTTGCTCGTGTTGAAAAGGATTTACAACGTTATGAGAAACTTGCAGATCAAGACGCGATCGCTAAGCAGACTTTAGATTATGCTTACACTGACGTTAACAACCAAAAAGCACAGGTACAGGCAGCACAAGCAGCACTAACAACTGCTAGAACTAACTTACAACGCTCGGTGATCGTTGCACCATTTTCCGGGAATATCGGTATTTCTCAAGTTCGCACTGGTGCTTTAGTAAGTGCTGGAACAACCCTTTTAAATACCGTGAGTTCAACAAATCCTATTGCCGTTGAATTCCAGATCAACGAAAAGGAGATTCCTGAATTTACTGGGCTACAAACCGGCAAATCATCTACCAAAATCAACTTGACTTTACCTGATGGTAGCACATACAGCTCCTTGGGTCGTATCTCTACCATAGACCGCGCTGTAGATCCGCAAACAGGGACGTTAAAAGTACGTGCCTCGTTTGATAATCCTGCAAATACCTTGCGCGCAGGCTTGAACCTAACATTGAATGTAGAAAGTACGACAGCGCACGAGGAGATGGTAATTCCATACCGCGCGATATTTGAACAGCTAGGAACATTCTCAGTATACGCAGTAACTGATAGTAGCACGGTAGACTTGAAGCAAGTTTCATTAGGTCAAAAACTTGGAGATAAGGTGGTAATTACCAACGGTCTTCAAGTCGGCGAGCGCATTGTCGTAGACGGTGTTGCCGCATTGAAACAAGGCGCTAAGGTTGTTGAAAACAACAACGCGAACGCTCAACCAAAGAAATAA
- a CDS encoding efflux RND transporter permease subunit, whose translation MISEVFIKRPVTAMVISILITIIGAISITTLPISQYPNIAPPTVSVMANYTGADAQTVEKTVTTPIESQINGTPGMIYMSSNSTSDGGSRITVTFEVGTDIDIATLDVQNRVSIAEPVLPEAVRRLGVTTRKVNTDILMMVSLTSPDGSRDANFLANYVNLYLKDALLRVKGVGDVQAFGQPFAMRVWLDANKLTNLGLTPSDVSTAIAEQNSRMAGGSVGARPQENAQVFEYPIILDSDLEEVEDFENIVVKTNTDGSIVLLQDVARVELGQFNYGITTKVNGETTSGMMISQTPGGNAVETADGIYKALEELKKSFPKGVDYVVAYETVSVVNASISSVIHTLIEALILVTLVVFFFLQSWRATLIPLLAIPVSIVGTFIFFTIFGFSVNNLTMLAFVLAIGIVVDDAIVVVEAVQHYIDHYKMDAKEATRRAMQDITAPVIAIALILAAVFVPVGFIPGMVGQLYQQFAITIAVSVMLSAFIALSLTPALCSIMLKPTAIHKDSKGLNKFFYKFNVWFDKVTYRYSKGVKKVIKAAPLALIILLCIFVGTGLMFTNKKTGFIPAEDAGIFFMGVNLPEGASSARTEAVLQELSEDLRKTFPEIQYVTAINGMNLLNRSAKPNGASLFVSLYPWGEREKTVTDITGAIMGKYRGYTKASVIAATPPPIPGLGSSGGFTMEIQDRQTVDIKQFEAMIGKFLAAANQRPEIGMAYTLFNSNSPNYKLNVDREMAKRMGVPLTNIYSTISAYMGSSYVNDFTKYGRNFRVVTQADTSYRMHIEDLNKLYVKNVQGQPVPLTNLVRYDLITNPSIVNHFNIFRSIQLSGEAAPGYSSGDAIAALEEVAAQTLTDGYSYEFSGISLQEKQSGSKTIQIFALCILFVFLLLASLYESWSVPFSILLSVPLGVFGAILALTLLPQLDNNIFAQIGLVTIIGLAAKNAILIVEFAKERVDIGMNLLDATLDAVKLRLRPIIMTSLAFILGIIPLMLSTGAGAVSRQTIGWTVFGGMTAATFLAIFFVPVLFVVITRLAYGKKKLAELEANFDEEKKKNLSAH comes from the coding sequence ATGATTTCAGAAGTATTTATAAAAAGACCGGTAACCGCGATGGTTATCTCCATATTGATCACCATCATTGGAGCTATTTCCATCACGACACTACCTATTAGTCAGTATCCCAATATTGCGCCGCCTACGGTATCCGTAATGGCGAACTATACCGGTGCTGATGCCCAAACAGTAGAGAAAACAGTAACAACCCCGATTGAAAGCCAGATCAACGGTACGCCGGGGATGATTTATATGAGTTCGAACAGTACCTCTGACGGTGGTTCTCGTATTACGGTAACCTTCGAAGTAGGTACAGATATCGACATCGCAACGCTAGATGTACAAAACCGTGTAAGTATCGCTGAACCTGTATTGCCTGAAGCAGTGCGCCGTTTAGGGGTAACCACTCGTAAAGTGAACACGGATATCTTAATGATGGTATCCCTGACCTCACCTGACGGATCACGTGATGCGAACTTCTTGGCAAACTATGTCAACCTGTATCTGAAAGACGCCCTATTGCGTGTTAAAGGTGTGGGTGATGTGCAGGCCTTCGGACAGCCTTTCGCGATGCGTGTATGGCTAGATGCCAACAAACTGACCAACTTAGGTTTAACACCATCTGACGTAAGTACAGCCATTGCTGAGCAAAACTCACGTATGGCTGGGGGTAGCGTTGGTGCGCGTCCGCAAGAGAATGCACAAGTATTCGAATATCCGATTATCCTTGACTCCGATTTGGAAGAAGTCGAAGATTTCGAGAATATCGTCGTAAAAACAAACACCGACGGTTCCATCGTTTTATTACAAGATGTAGCCCGCGTTGAGCTTGGACAATTCAACTACGGTATCACGACGAAAGTAAACGGTGAGACAACCTCTGGTATGATGATCTCGCAAACACCGGGAGGAAATGCCGTTGAGACTGCAGATGGTATTTACAAGGCATTAGAGGAGTTAAAAAAATCCTTCCCTAAGGGCGTAGACTATGTAGTCGCATATGAAACGGTTTCTGTTGTTAATGCATCCATCAGCTCGGTAATTCATACCTTGATCGAAGCATTGATCTTAGTAACTCTTGTTGTATTCTTCTTCCTACAAAGTTGGAGAGCAACCTTGATTCCATTGCTAGCGATTCCTGTTTCTATTGTCGGTACGTTCATCTTCTTTACGATATTCGGATTCTCGGTAAACAACTTAACGATGCTTGCCTTCGTCCTCGCGATCGGTATTGTGGTGGATGATGCCATCGTTGTGGTGGAAGCCGTGCAGCACTATATCGACCATTATAAGATGGACGCCAAAGAAGCGACGCGACGCGCGATGCAAGATATTACCGCACCGGTTATTGCCATTGCCCTGATCTTAGCGGCAGTATTCGTTCCTGTAGGATTTATCCCGGGGATGGTGGGTCAGCTTTATCAACAGTTCGCTATTACCATTGCCGTATCCGTAATGTTATCGGCATTTATCGCCCTTTCGCTGACGCCAGCATTATGTTCGATCATGTTGAAGCCAACAGCAATTCACAAGGATTCTAAAGGCCTAAACAAGTTCTTCTACAAATTCAACGTCTGGTTCGATAAAGTAACTTATCGTTATTCAAAAGGCGTTAAGAAGGTGATAAAAGCGGCTCCATTAGCCTTGATTATCTTGCTTTGTATATTTGTTGGAACAGGACTGATGTTCACGAATAAGAAAACAGGCTTTATTCCTGCCGAGGACGCTGGTATATTCTTTATGGGAGTCAACCTTCCAGAAGGTGCATCTAGTGCCCGTACAGAGGCTGTATTACAGGAATTATCGGAAGATTTGCGAAAGACTTTCCCAGAAATTCAATATGTAACGGCAATTAACGGGATGAACTTATTGAATAGATCGGCGAAACCTAACGGCGCCAGTCTATTCGTTTCGCTTTATCCTTGGGGAGAACGCGAGAAAACAGTAACGGATATTACCGGAGCGATCATGGGTAAATACCGTGGTTATACTAAAGCTTCTGTTATTGCTGCCACGCCTCCGCCAATCCCGGGTCTTGGATCATCTGGCGGTTTCACCATGGAAATTCAGGATAGACAGACGGTAGATATCAAACAGTTTGAGGCGATGATCGGTAAATTCTTAGCCGCAGCAAATCAACGTCCTGAGATTGGGATGGCCTATACCCTATTCAATAGTAATTCGCCAAACTACAAACTCAATGTAGATCGTGAAATGGCCAAGAGAATGGGTGTACCATTGACCAATATCTACAGCACTATTTCAGCTTATATGGGTAGTAGCTATGTGAATGACTTTACCAAATATGGTCGTAACTTCCGCGTCGTAACACAGGCAGATACCAGCTATAGAATGCATATTGAGGATCTCAATAAATTATACGTCAAGAATGTACAAGGACAACCTGTTCCATTGACCAACTTAGTACGTTATGATTTGATTACGAATCCTTCGATCGTCAACCACTTTAACATTTTCCGTTCGATCCAGTTATCGGGTGAAGCGGCTCCTGGATATTCTTCTGGGGATGCGATTGCAGCACTAGAAGAAGTAGCAGCACAAACATTAACAGACGGTTATTCATACGAGTTCTCCGGAATATCGTTGCAAGAGAAACAATCCGGCAGCAAGACCATCCAAATCTTCGCGCTCTGTATTCTATTCGTATTCCTGCTGTTAGCTTCGCTATACGAAAGTTGGTCCGTGCCATTCTCAATCCTGTTATCCGTTCCATTGGGTGTGTTCGGAGCAATTCTTGCCCTGACCTTATTGCCGCAACTGGATAACAACATCTTTGCGCAGATCGGTCTAGTAACTATCATCGGTCTTGCCGCGAAAAATGCGATCTTGATCGTGGAGTTTGCAAAAGAACGTGTGGATATCGGAATGAACCTATTAGACGCAACATTAGACGCCGTAAAACTTCGTCTTCGTCCAATTATCATGACATCCTTGGCGTTTATCTTAGGTATTATTCCTTTGATGCTTTCAACGGGCGCAGGTGCTGTTTCACGCCAAACAATCGGCTGGACAGTATTCGGAGGGATGACCGCAGCGACATTCTTAGCCATCTTCTTCGTACCGGTACTATTCGTTGTAATTACACGTCTAGCATACGGTAAAAAGAAACTTGCTGAATTGGAAGCGAATTTCGATGAAGAGAAGAAAAAGAATTTGAGTGCTCATTAG
- a CDS encoding transposase, with the protein MKNLAFITLGISMAMVSCQNKTDETKNQKLGAEAIRIHDEIMPQISTFDKTTVKIDSILANLAEIKATKADLDTAATRVELTNLQDSIEAATDNMMTWMKDYDAASTDDAYQQKELDKITAMQKQFESVTSQINKTLTPFNQ; encoded by the coding sequence ATGAAAAATTTAGCTTTTATTACATTAGGAATCAGCATGGCAATGGTATCTTGCCAGAATAAGACTGATGAAACCAAAAACCAAAAGCTAGGCGCTGAAGCCATCAGAATACATGATGAAATCATGCCTCAAATTTCTACGTTTGATAAAACGACAGTTAAGATTGATTCCATCTTAGCAAATCTAGCCGAAATTAAAGCAACGAAAGCAGATTTAGATACTGCGGCAACACGCGTTGAATTAACAAATTTGCAGGATAGCATTGAAGCAGCGACCGATAATATGATGACTTGGATGAAGGATTATGATGCTGCTAGCACCGATGATGCTTATCAACAAAAAGAGTTAGACAAGATTACAGCTATGCAGAAACAATTTGAAAGTGTAACTAGTCAAATCAACAAAACTTTAACCCCATTTAATCAATAA
- a CDS encoding SCO family protein, which produces MNRLFSSAILAVLLSGIFACSSSDRKLPIYGERTPVEKEIDGKKVVDTVYQTIPDFSFLNQDSVQLTQDFFKGKIYVANFFFTHCPSICPTMQRNLLKAYEKYKGNEKIAFLSHSIDFKYDQPYILKDYANKLGVDNDQWQFVNGSKADIYGMADRYLVYAKEDANAPGGYDHQGYLVIIDPDKRIRGAYDGTDQTQVNKLLEDLDVILKEYK; this is translated from the coding sequence ATGAATAGACTATTCAGTTCAGCCATCCTAGCAGTACTTCTTAGCGGTATATTCGCTTGTTCATCATCAGACAGAAAACTGCCAATCTATGGAGAAAGAACGCCTGTGGAGAAAGAAATAGATGGTAAAAAGGTAGTTGATACGGTTTATCAAACTATTCCTGACTTTAGCTTTTTAAATCAAGATAGCGTCCAATTGACTCAAGACTTCTTTAAAGGGAAGATCTATGTTGCCAACTTCTTTTTTACGCATTGTCCAAGCATCTGCCCGACGATGCAGCGTAATCTCTTAAAGGCTTACGAAAAATACAAAGGCAATGAGAAAATCGCGTTTTTATCACATAGTATCGATTTCAAATACGATCAACCTTATATTCTAAAAGACTACGCTAATAAACTTGGGGTGGATAACGACCAATGGCAGTTTGTGAATGGTTCTAAGGCGGATATCTATGGTATGGCCGATCGTTATTTAGTGTATGCTAAAGAAGATGCGAATGCTCCCGGAGGTTATGACCATCAAGGTTACCTGGTGATCATTGACCCTGATAAAAGAATTCGTGGTGCTTATGACGGAACAGACCAAACGCAGGTTAATAAGCTGTTAGAAGACTTAGATGTTATATTAAAAGAGTATAAGTAA
- a CDS encoding TetR/AcrR family transcriptional regulator, whose product MNIQLTEKKEQIFLSTLSLIHLYGFHGTPMSKIAKEANVAVGSIYHYFPSKEDLIIELYWYCKEKLNGDVFRGVNPEQSYEERFKTIWKRWIGFYQQNIEIFGFLDQFYGSPFYEEVRNNVLGQKVERNKLIHFIEEGVQEKHLKDLNVRLILSIYLGGAISLFRNCLITKEEIMEEEMNQLVEIIWNGVKI is encoded by the coding sequence ATGAACATTCAATTGACAGAAAAGAAAGAGCAAATTTTCCTTAGCACGCTTAGCTTAATCCATCTTTATGGATTCCATGGGACCCCTATGAGCAAGATTGCGAAGGAAGCCAACGTGGCTGTAGGCTCTATATATCATTACTTTCCTTCGAAGGAAGATTTAATTATCGAGCTGTACTGGTACTGCAAGGAAAAGCTGAACGGAGATGTCTTCAGAGGTGTCAATCCGGAGCAATCCTATGAGGAAAGATTTAAGACAATCTGGAAACGATGGATCGGCTTTTACCAGCAGAACATTGAAATCTTCGGATTTCTAGATCAGTTTTATGGCTCCCCTTTCTACGAAGAAGTCCGAAACAATGTATTGGGACAGAAAGTAGAACGAAATAAACTAATCCATTTTATCGAAGAAGGAGTTCAAGAAAAACATTTAAAAGATCTGAATGTTCGATTAATACTCTCGATCTACCTTGGAGGAGCTATCTCCCTCTTTCGCAACTGTTTAATCACCAAAGAAGAGATTATGGAGGAGGAGATGAATCAATTAGTAGAAATTATTTGGAACGGCGTTAAAATATAA
- a CDS encoding DUF4442 domain-containing protein: MRLSPKTMKWALRIYPPFFFQRIWVKNILDNYLGADLKIFKSIFNINSNNTIFGGTIFSAIDPFYPILLDQYFKHQGILRTVAWLKTAHIEYRKPGRTSMQFSIRLDEEVLKEALETIQTHGKVVKTFATHVYDKKGTLCAVAHNEIYIRNLDFDFDSYYKQKASQEANPIQQ, translated from the coding sequence ATGAGATTATCTCCGAAAACCATGAAATGGGCGCTAAGAATTTATCCGCCTTTCTTCTTCCAGCGGATTTGGGTGAAAAACATCTTGGACAACTACTTAGGTGCCGATCTAAAGATTTTCAAGAGTATTTTCAATATCAATTCGAACAACACGATTTTCGGAGGAACGATCTTTTCTGCCATAGACCCCTTCTATCCCATCCTACTCGATCAGTATTTTAAACATCAGGGTATCCTGCGTACAGTTGCCTGGCTTAAGACGGCCCATATCGAGTATAGAAAGCCCGGACGAACGAGTATGCAGTTCAGCATACGTTTGGATGAAGAAGTGCTGAAAGAAGCATTAGAAACCATTCAAACACACGGTAAAGTGGTAAAGACTTTCGCCACGCATGTCTACGACAAAAAAGGGACGCTCTGCGCTGTCGCGCATAATGAAATCTACATTCGAAATCTGGATTTTGATTTCGACTCCTACTACAAACAAAAAGCTTCTCAGGAAGCTAATCCTATACAACAATAA